The following proteins are encoded in a genomic region of Arachis ipaensis cultivar K30076 chromosome B02, Araip1.1, whole genome shotgun sequence:
- the LOC107627655 gene encoding UPF0481 protein At3g47200-like: MESDYSWMVPIEFMVGCLDHGEVQACSICRIQDELREPKSDAYVPKLVSVGPLHRGATRHLVMMEEPKWRYLKNFLERQGSPEENVSLGSRLINCGADILKLDTVICASYGGDLELETHELSKIMIVDGCFLLELLLRLDDYMSLRQEERSSKYANDPFFETEKKVASVLNDITMMENQIPFVVLKKLFRKVYRDGSKMENDHRVANLVSRAFGYPAGPLQNNSGTAHILHLMHSSTVEHGHQIQTGARPACQELKQCATRLLAAGISIIPAVGNCNCNCNRNGSFVDKFDFDIRFNTKDAVLEIPPLRIKESTEVRWRNLIAWEQSRIRIRCKYTSYALFFRGLICCKHDIGWLEKKGMIVNESNMSKEELLTMFRSISKGVEHMDSSYSELCVTLNEHRVKRVTQVFHGFTTITWHNCRRMFEVIMFYWSNWYHILISEHIPTVWKFMGVVAAIVLLVLTIMQTYYSARSSG, from the coding sequence ATGGAAAGTGACTATAGCTGGATGGTTCCAATTGAATTCATGGTCGGTTGTTTAGATCATGGAGAGGTTCAGGCATGCAGCATTTGTCGGATCCAAGACGAGCTTCGAGAACCGAAAAGCGACGCATACGTTCCAAAACTCGTTTCCGTGGGGCCACTGCATAGGGGAGCCACCAGGCATCTGGTAATGATGGAAGAACCCAAATGGCGTTACCTCAAAAACTTTCTTGAACGCCAAGGAAGTCCCGAAGAAAACGTGTCATTAGGTTCAAGGCTAATAAACTGTGGCGCCGACATTCTAAAGTTGGACACAGTGATCTGTGCAAGCTATGGTGGAGACTTGGAGCTAGAAACCCATGAGCTTTCCAAGATAATGATTGTAGACGGATGCTTCCTGCTGGAACTTCTCCTCCGGCTCGACGATTACATGAGTTTGCGGCAGGAGGAGAGGTCCAGTAAGTATGCAAATGATCCATTCTTTGAGACGGAAAAGAAGGTGGCTTCAGTACTGAACGATATCACAATGATGGAGAATCAAATCCCGTTTGTGGTTCTCAAGAAGTTATTCAGAAAGGTGTACCGTGACGGCAGTAAGATGGAAAATGATCACCGAGTTGCCAATTTGGTAAGCAGAGCCTTCGGTTACCCGGCCGGCCCTTTGCAGAACAACTCCGGCACGGCACATATACTTCACTTGATGCACTCCTCCACCGTCGAACATGGCCACCAAATCCAAACGGGAGCGAGACCAGCGTGTCAAGAACTAAAGCAGTGCGCTACAAGGCTTCTAGCGGCGGGAATATCAATTATACCGGCGGTTGGTAACTGTAACTGTAACTGTAACCGTAACGGTAGCTTTGTGGATAAGTTTGACTTTGACATAAGATTCAATACGAAAGACGCGGTATTGGAGATCCCGCCTCTGCGTATTAAGGAAAGCACTGAAGTGAGATGGCGAAATTTGATTGCTTGGGAGCAGAGTAGGATTCGAATAAGATGCAAGTACACTTCCTATGCCTTGTTCTTCCGAGGTTTGATTTGTTGTAAGCATGACATTGGATGGCTTGAGAAGAAGGGAATGATAGTGAATGAGAGCAACATGAGCAAGGAAGAATTGTTGACAATGTTTAGGAGCATTTCCAAGGGAGTTGAGCACATGGATTCGAGTTATAGCGAGTTATGTGTAACCCTAAATGAACATAGGGTGAAACGAGTCACACAGGTGTTCCATGGATTCACCACAATTACTTGGCACAATTGTAGGCGAATGTTTGAAGTTATCATGTTCTATTGGAGCAATTGGTACCATATATTGATTAGTGAGCATATCCCTACGGTGTGGAAATTCATGGGTGTTGTGGCAGCTATTGTGCTGCTTGTTCTTACCATCATGCAGACATATTATTCAGCTCGTTCCAGTGGCTAG
- the LOC107625728 gene encoding auxin transporter-like protein 2 encodes MLSQKQAEEAIVATTNSFNETEHEGGGGGGGGGVNGGTTREGEEREQDHSMFSVKSFLWHGGSVWDAWFSCASNQVAQVLLTLPYSFSQLGMLSGILFQIFYGIVGSWTAYLISVLYVEYRTRKEKENVSFKNHVIQWFEVLDGLLGPYWKAAGLAFNCTFLLFGSVIQLIACASNIYYINDKLDKRTWTYIFGACCATTVFIPSFHNYRIWSFLGLGMTTYTAWYLAIAALIHGQAENVTHSGPAKLVLYFTGATNILYTFGGHAVTVEIMHAMWKPQKFKYIYLLATLYVFTLTLPSAAAVYWAFGDQLLNHSNAFSLLPKNRFRDAAVILMLIHQFITFGFACTPLYFVWEKVIGMHDTRSICLRALARLPVVIPIWFLAIIFPFFGPINSAVGALLVSFTVYIIPSLAHMLTYRKASARQNAAEKPPFFMPSWTAMYVFNAFIVVWIFVVGFGFGGWASMTNFVRQIDTFGLFAKCYQCKPPLPPPHPAAVAPPPLHRHH; translated from the exons ATGTTGTCTCAGAAACAAGCAGAGGAAGCAATAGTAGCCACCACCAACAGCTTCAACGAAACAGAACATGAaggtggaggtggtggtggtggtggtggtgtcaATGGTGGAACAACAAGGGAAGGAGAAGAGAGAGAACAAGATCACTCTATGTTCAGTGTTAAGAGCTTCCTTTGGCATGGTGGTTCTGTTTGGGATGCATGGTTCAGCTGTGCTTCAAATCaa GTGGCTCAAGTGCTATTGACTCTGCCATATTCTTTCTCTCAATTGGGAATGCTCTCTGGGATTTTGTTTCAAATATTTTATGGCATAGTTGGAAGTTGGACTGCATATCTAATTAGTGTACTCTATGTTGAGTATAGAaccagaaaagaaaaggaaaatgttAGCTTCAAGAACCATGTCATTCAG TGGTTTGAAGTGCTTGATGGGTTATTGGGTCCATATTGGAAAGCAGCGGGTTTAGCCTTCAATTGTACTTTCCTCCTCTTTGGATCTGTGATACAGCTTATAGCATGTGCAAG TAACATATACTACATAAATGACAAATTGGACAAACGAACTTGGACTTACATATTTGGAGCTTGTTGTGCAACCACCGTGTTCATACCTTCGTTCCACAATTATCGTATATGGTCATTTCTGGGTCTTGGAATGACTACTTACACAGCTTGGTACTTAGCCATAGCAGCACTCATTCATGGCCAG GCAGAAAATGTGACGCACTCAGGTCCAGCAAAGCTAGTGCTTTACTTCACCGGAGCCACTAACATACTATACACGTTTGGTGGACATGCTGTTACTGT AGAGATTATGCATGCCATGTGGAAGCCTCAAAAGTTCAAGTATATATACTTGTTGGCCACTCTCTACGTTTTCACACTAACGCTTCCTTCTGCTGCCGCCGTTTATTGGGCGTTTGGTGATCAGCTTCTTAACCATTCTAATGCTTTCTCTTTGCTCCCCAAAAACCGTTTCCGTGACGCCGCCGTTATCCTTATGCTCATCCACCAG tTCATAACGTTCGGATTCGCGTGCACGCCGCTGTATTTCGTATGGGAGAAGGTGATCGGAATGCACGACACAAGGAGCATATGTCTAAGGGCACTAGCGAGGCTGCCAGTGGTTATACCAATATGGTTCTTGGCAATAATCTTCCCATTTTTTGGGCCCATAAACTCAGCTGTTGGGGCACTGCTTGTTAGCTTCACTGTCTACATCATACCCTCCTTAGCTCATATGCTTACTTACAGAAAAGCCTCCGCCAGACAG AATGCTGCAGAGAAGCCCCCTTTCTTCATGCCAAGTTGGACAGCAATGTATGTATTCAACGCATTCATTGTGGTGTGGATATTTGTGGTTGGGTTTGGGTTTGGAGGATGGGCCAGCATGACCAACTTTGTTAGGCAAATTGACACATTTGGACTCTTTGCCAAGTGCTATCAATGCAAGCCCCCGTTGCCTCCGCCGCATCCTGCGGCCGTTGCACCACCGCCTCTTCACCGTCATCACTAG